A single Hemiscyllium ocellatum isolate sHemOce1 chromosome 18, sHemOce1.pat.X.cur, whole genome shotgun sequence DNA region contains:
- the spty2d1 gene encoding protein SPT2 homolog: MDFSSILSKASENKVVSEVPKRYSLSVKPLKKKPQVKVVQSTAVQAFLKRREEELKNKDLEERRRKAELLAKRVALKHDRKARAMATRTKDNFRGYDGIPVEQKSKKKTSDDEAKDQIMDDYNEDYYYDETQGEDELSEVEDSEEFEEPMHERPVKQQHMEVPVKRRKHQHREPVVSSKEPKRLCKELETPTKEPEQLFREAKKSKVPKKPPSAPMNFSDLLKLAEKKQFEPVELKPIKKVEEKLYTAEELKEIEFLERKRQKQNDKRKPEKESTLSHPTSSSKKESSTKDSKNTKLVRDPGEKLNLFRESNSATSVHGVHKKPKTASSEKSSSSVSYKTPTQEKSRSLVGIGHSISKNSSSNVGKPVLNSSAKSGISSQTPSKGLKPGSNGIHSAVSSKNSQRRAELSTSARKNDVSSVKHERTSGSNALHSKSTSRSASERSKGSSNLSQKRPASSDHTRLSNLGQHKSGSAVNYGASRPSKIGGSDSMRSKDTSNSGPPRQSNTCNSGSVQSRGMSTSVRVAGSGSVRSGNSSVSFSGWHPSTDAGRPGSRVEVPKPKCTVVSETISSKNFTSRPNSGQMNNVRSAPPGYRSLAHPSAPTRPPMPISYRRRLEEDDDEYDSEMDDFIDDSGVSQDEISRHIKAIFGYDRTRYKDESDYALRYMESSWKEQQKEEAKSLQLGMMEDAEELQKEEEELRRKMKAKKRRL, from the exons AAGCGTTACAGTTTGTCAGTGAAACCTCTGAAGAAAAAGCCACAAGTGAAAGTGGTGCAATCTACTGCGGTGCAAGCATTCCTCAAACGCAGAGAAGaagagttaaaaaataaag ATTTAGAAGAAAGACGGAGGAAGGCGGAGTTACTTGCAAAGCGAGTTGCATTAAAACATGATCGTAAAGCAAGAGCGATGGCTACCCGTACGAAAGACAACTTCAGAGGCTATGATGGTATTCCTGTGGAAcagaaaagcaaaaagaaaacTTCTGATGATGAGGCAAAGGACCAGATAATGGATGATTATAATGAAGATTATTACTATGATGAGACACAGGGCGAAGATGAACTATCTGAAGTAGAGGATTCTGAAGAATTTGAAGAACCTATGCATGAGAGACCAGTAAAACAGCAACACATGGAGGTACCAGTTAAACGGCGTAAGCATCAACACAGAGAGCCTGTGGTATCAAGTAAGGAGCCTAAGAGACTCTGCAAAGAACTTGAGACACCAACTAAGGAACCTGAACAATTGTTCAGGGAGGCTAAAAAATCTAAAGTTCCAAAGAAACCACCGTCAGCACCCATGAACTTCTCCGATCTCCTGAAGTTGGCTGAGAAAAAGCAGTTTGAGCCAGTAGAGCTAAAGCCAATTAAAAAAGTAGAGGAGAAGCTGTACACAGcagaggaactgaaagaaattgaATTTTTAGAACGCAAACgacaaaaacaaaatgacaaaAGGAAACCTGAGAAAGAGAGCACTTTATCACATCCAACTAGCTCATCCAAGAAAGAATCTTCAACTAAAGACAGTAAAAACACAAAATTGGTACGAGACCCAGGAGAGAAACTTAATTTATTCAGAGAGAGTAACTCAGCAACATCTGTTCATGGAGTTCACAAGAAGCCAAAAACTGCATCAAGTGAAAAATCTTCATCTTCAGTGTCTTACAAAACACCTACACAGGAAAAATCCAGGTCTTTAGTAGGAATTGGACATTCTATTTCCAAAAATTCCAGTAGTAATGTTGGAAAACCTGTCCTAAACAGCTcagcaaaatctggaattagcTCACAAACGCCAAGCAAAGGATTGAAACCTggatcaaatggaattcattctgCAGTGTCTTCAAAAAACAGTCAGAGAAGAGCTGAACTCTCAACTTCAGCCAGGAAAAATGATGTTTCCTCCGTAAAGCATGAAAGGACAAGTGGTTCAAATGCATTGCACTCCAAAAGCACAAGTAGGTCAGCTTCTGAACGGTCCAAAGGTTCCAGTAACTTAAGCCAAAAACGACCAGCCAGTTCAGACCACACACGATTGAGCAACTTAGGTCAACATAAATCCGGTAGTGCAGTTAATTATGGAGCTTCCCGTCCCAGCAAGATAGGGGGCTcagattccatgcgatctaaagATACAAGCAATTCTGGACCTCCTAGGCAGAGTAATACATGTAACTCTGGGTCTGTGCAATCAAGAGGCATGAGTACATCGGTACGGGTAGCTGGTTCTGGATCAGTAAGGTCCGGAAATTCTTCTGTTTCCTTTTCTGGATGGCATCCAAGCACTGATGCTGGGCGACCTGGAAGCAGAGTTGAAGTGCCAAAACCTAAATGTACTGTTGTATCAGAAACAATATCTTCAAAGAACTTCACATCGCGTCCCAACAGTGGGCAGATGAACAATGTAAGATCGGCACCACCAGGCTACAGATCATTGGCACATCCATCAG CTCCTACAAGGCCACCTATGCCTATATCCTATAGGCGGAGACtggaggaggatgatgatgaaTATGATTCGGAAATGGATGATTTCATTGATGATTCTGGGGTATCACAAGATGAAATCTCAAGACATATCAAGGCAATCTTTGGATATGACCGCACAAG GTATAAGGATGAAAGTGACTATGCTTTGCGATACATGGAAAGTAGCTGGAAAGAACAACAGAAGGAAGAAGCCAAAAG CTTGCAGTTGGGTATGATGGAGGATGCAGAAGAGCTGcagaaagaggaagaagaactaAGAAGGAAGATGAAAGCTAAGAAACGAAGGCTTTAA